The nucleotide sequence GGTTCGAGACGCGCCGCGCGGAGAGCGTGATGAGCTCGCCGAACTCGCCTTTCGCGAGCGCTTCGCGCGCGAAGGCCACGACGGGATTGTGCCGCTCGATGTGGCCCACGGCCAGGGTCCGGCCCGCCTTCTTCGCGCGCGCCACGAGGTCGCGGCCCTCCTCGAGCGAGCCCGCGATCGGCTTCTCCACGAGAACGTGCTTCCCCGCTTCGAGGAGGCGCGACGCCGTCGCGTGATGCGTGGACGTGGGCGTCGCGACCACGACGGCGTCGATGGCGCGGTCGCTCGCGAGCGCGTCGAGGGAATCGTACGCCTTCGCGCCGTGCGCGCTCGCGACCTCGCGCGCGGCCTTCGCGTCCATGTCGAAGACGCCCGCGAGGAAGCCCAGCTCCCGCGCGGCGCGCGCGTGGTTGCGACCCATGACGCCGGTGCCGACGACGGCGAGCTTCACGCCCCGGGGAGAAGGCCCCCCGGGGATGAGCGTTTCGGGATCGCCCCCGGACCGCGATGAAGGGAAGATTGAATGCGGTTCGCGCGCCTGCGACGCCCGATGGCGGGGCGGGTCCTCCTCGGGCCGATGTTCGGCGAATTCGGGGGCGTGAGCCAGCACGTGCGGCAGCTCGACCGCCGCCTCGCCCACGAGCACGAGGCCTTCCGGCTTCCGCCCTGGTCCGTCTACCATCCCGTGTGGTCCGGCCTGTCGTGGCGCTTCGAGGCCGCCCGTCGGGCCGCTCCCGATCCCTTCGCGCTCGCGCTCTCGCGGAAGGCGCGCGCCTTCGACCTCGTGCACCTCCACGCCTTCCCGTTCTGGATCCGCGCCCACCTCAGGAAGTCGGCGCCGCGGGCGAAGACCGTCGCGACGCTCCATCAGATCTTCTTCGAGGAGGACTTCTCGGAGGCCGACTGGCCTCGATGGCGCGCGGTGAACGAGAGCGTCCTCGAATCGCTCAAGGACGCCGACCGCGTGATCGCCGTCGCGAAGTGGCACGTGCCGCTCCTCCGCGCGCGCGGCATCGAGGCGACGTGGATCCCGAACGGCGCCGACGTCGCCGCCTTCGCCGCCGCGGATGGCGCGCGCTTCCGGGCCAAGCACGGCCTCGACGAGCCGTTCTATCTCTGGGCCGCGGCGCTCCTGAGATACAAGCGCCCGAACCTCTTCCTCGACCTCGCGGACCGGTACCCCGACCGCCGGTTCGTGATGATGGGTCGCGGCGTGACCCCCGCGAACCTCCACGCGCTCACGGGCCGCGCGCCGCCCGACAACGTGCTTCTCCTGGGCGAGGTGCCGCGCGCGGACGTGATGGACGCCTTCGCGGCGGCGCGCGCGTACGTCCTTCCCTCGAGCCGCGAGACGTTCGCGATCGCGGTCCTCGAGGCGATGGCTGCAGGGTGCGCCGTGGTGGCCGCCCGGGGGACCGGAGCCTCCGACATCCTCACGGATGGGCAGACGGGGTTCCTTTTCTCCCCCGACGACGCGGACGACCTCGCCCGCGCCGCGGACCGGGCGTGGGACCGCCCCGAGGTGGGCGAAGCCGCCCGGGACCTCGCGGAGAGGCATTACGCGTGGGACGCGGTCGTCGCGCGCATCGACGCGCTCTACGACGAGGTCCTCTCCTCCTGAGGCGAAAGATAGAGACTTAAGAGTCGGCCCCCCGTTCCCCGGGCGACCATGCGCGTCACCGTCCTCGTCACCCTCCTCAACGATCCGCGGGTGGCGGCGACGCTCGACTCCCTCCGCGCGCAATCCCGCCCCCCGGACGAGATCCTCGTCGCGGACGGCGGCTCCCGGCCCGACCACCTCAAGCCGCTCCTCGAAGCCGCAGCGCGGGACGACCGCGTCCGCATCGAGACGTGCCCCGGGTCGGTCGCGGAGACGCGCAACCTCGCGCTCCCGATGTCCACGGGCGACGTGATCGCTTTCCTCGACTCGGATGAGGTCGCGCCGCCCGGATGGCTCGAAGCCCTCGTCGCCCCGATCGAGGCGGGCGCGGCGGATTTCACGGGCGGGCCGACGCGCCCCCTCCGCGAGCCCCGCACGCGATCGGAGCGCTACGTGAACGACTTCGACGCGTGGTTCTACCCGAACGTCGTCGCGAAAGACCCCACGATGACGCCGATGGGCAACTCCGCGTGGCGTCGCGCGGTGTTCGACGCGATCGGCAACTTCGACGACCGACTCGTGTGGGGCGGCGAGGACTACGACGTGAACCTCCGCGCCGTCGCCGCGGGCTTCCGCGGCGCGTACGTGCCGGAAGCGTGGGTCTGGCACGACCAGAGCCACCTCTCCTCCTTCCGCAGGATCCTGCGTCGCAAGTACCGCTATTCGGTCGGGGCGACGGTCGCCTACCTGAAGAACGGCGTCCTCGGCGCGAAGGCGGGGGGCGCGGCCGCGACCGCGGCGCGCTTCCGCCATCCGTACGAGTGGGCGAACGTCGTCGTGAAGCCCGTCGCCCTCGTCGCGGGTTGGCTGAAGTGGCGGCGCCTGAGGAAGGTGAAGCCGTGAAGGTCGCCCTCGTCGGCGCGGGCCGGATCCCCATCCCGCCCCCCGGGTACGGCGCGGTCGAGAAGCACATCGCGAACCTCGCCGAGGCGCTCCG is from Candidatus Thermoplasmatota archaeon and encodes:
- a CDS encoding glycosyltransferase family 4 protein codes for the protein MAGRVLLGPMFGEFGGVSQHVRQLDRRLAHEHEAFRLPPWSVYHPVWSGLSWRFEAARRAAPDPFALALSRKARAFDLVHLHAFPFWIRAHLRKSAPRAKTVATLHQIFFEEDFSEADWPRWRAVNESVLESLKDADRVIAVAKWHVPLLRARGIEATWIPNGADVAAFAAADGARFRAKHGLDEPFYLWAAALLRYKRPNLFLDLADRYPDRRFVMMGRGVTPANLHALTGRAPPDNVLLLGEVPRADVMDAFAAARAYVLPSSRETFAIAVLEAMAAGCAVVAARGTGASDILTDGQTGFLFSPDDADDLARAADRAWDRPEVGEAARDLAERHYAWDAVVARIDALYDEVLSS
- a CDS encoding glycosyltransferase, with amino-acid sequence MRVTVLVTLLNDPRVAATLDSLRAQSRPPDEILVADGGSRPDHLKPLLEAAARDDRVRIETCPGSVAETRNLALPMSTGDVIAFLDSDEVAPPGWLEALVAPIEAGAADFTGGPTRPLREPRTRSERYVNDFDAWFYPNVVAKDPTMTPMGNSAWRRAVFDAIGNFDDRLVWGGEDYDVNLRAVAAGFRGAYVPEAWVWHDQSHLSSFRRILRRKYRYSVGATVAYLKNGVLGAKAGGAAATAARFRHPYEWANVVVKPVALVAGWLKWRRLRKVKP